Below is a window of Tolypothrix bouteillei VB521301 DNA.
CGTGGACTGATATTGCTACCTGGAACGAGTCTGAGTTCACTGCCAAGTGGCATATCAAGACACACGCTTTCACTGAAGCAGTTCGTTGTGCTGGTGTTCACTACTTTAAAGAAGCCGATCGCGGTACTCTAATTGAAACCCGTGGTGAGATCGTCATCGATACCAAGCAGATTAAGGGTATGCCTCAGATGCTAGCAGGTATGGTAGGTCACACGGTTGAAGATTTCCTCAGTAAGAATATTAGACCGAACATACTACAGGTAAGCAAGGGTGTTCATCACTATCTAGAGAAAAGTCAAAAAGTTGACAATTAAACAGACATGAGATTGGGCAACTTTTTTAAATCGAATGTACGTTATAAAATTATGCAGCAGTTAAGAGAAATATTTGGCTGCTGCATCACTTCTACTCCTAACAATTGGAAGGGAATTTCTTGAACTGTAAATTTGTAAGTTTGGTAAAGAGCTTTAGGCACAAATCATAAATGCCATTTGCCACAAGCCTCAAGTTTATTCAAAAATTATTTAACCTAGAGTCAGTAGTAAGATTTTCTACTCTTAAGATGATTGAATCTAGAAATGAAGTGAAAATCCGCTTAGCCCAGACAGAAGATAAAGAAGCTGTACTCGCTTTTTGCCAACACACTTGGGAAGACAGGGAAGATTACATTCATCGGGTTTGGGATAAGTGGTTAGCAGATGAAAATGGTAAGATTTTTGTAGCTGTCATGGATAGTCAACCCGTGGCAATGATACGACTTGTCTTGATGTCGGAACGCGAGGCGTGGTGGGAAGGCTTGGGAGTAGATCCCCGGTATCGAAAACGCGGTTTGGTTAAGGTTTTAGAAGCATCGGTAGAAAGATATTTGGCTGAGGCAAATGTTAGTATCTCGCGCAGTGCCGTTCTTGCCAGTAACGCGCTTATGAACGACATTATGGTACGGCGGGGTCGTCAAAAAGTTGGTTCCTATTTTGGGTATGTAGCTCCTAGTATAAATTCTTCATCCAGTCAGTTAAAAAAGTTAGAAATTTCTGATTTTGATTCTCTCTGTAAATTAATAACCATTTACCCTCACGACCAGCGAGAAGTTTGTCTGTATATCAATCGTGGTGCCAAGTGGCAGGAACTGACAGCGCAACAATTAACACAACGTCTTAAATCCGGTCAAGTGTGGGGTTTAAAGCAGAACCATTGTTGCCAAAGTATGGCTATTCAAAGCTATCTCGAAGGTTCCAACAAAACCTTATGGATAGGTTTTGTTACAGGCGACAATGAAAGCTTACCGACTTTACTGCACCAGTTGCCCCAACAAGCATATTATATGGGTTACCAAACAGTTAGCGGAATGTTCCCTCAAAACTCCTTTATACTTGATTCACTTGCAAGATCTGGTTACCAAAAAGTTGAGTCTGAAGAGCTTTGGCTGTATGAATGGTAACCAATGACTTTCATTGACACTCCCCACCCTACTTCGTGTAGACGGATGGGGTATTACGGCGTTTTGATAAGTGCGATCGCACAAAAATTGACTACTCACACCAAACCAGAAGAAACGAATTGCGGCACTCACCCCAACAGAAGTGAAAAAACTTAGTGAGGCGAAGAATTGGGTTAAATTATCGATTTTCGAGAAGTCCTTTGAAAAGGTGTATCAAGTACAACACCACAGTTGCGTGTTCTGGGAAGTTGTGAGTGCATCCAGGTTGGATAGTTTTTTGGCTCAGTTATGACATCTGTCTACTCACTCTTCTTGTCATAAAATTTACTGAAAAACTCAAGCTTACTGTAGGAGTACTTGCACTACTCAACCCCATACTCCCTCTCCAAAACACTCGTATCTGTATAATCCGTACTTACAGTTACTTGTTGCCAAGCATCCAAATCCGTTTTGATCCATTCCAGTTTTTCTTGAATCAGGCTCATGGCATCGGTACCTAATGCCAGTCGCATCGGTGGATGAGGACTTTCCACAGCTTGAATAATGGCTTGCGCCGCTTTCGCTGGATTACCCGGTTGCTTACCATCCATCTGTTTGAACCATTGGAATGAAGCACCGCTCACGGTCGCATAGGCATCAATGGATTGTTGGGCAGCTGCCAGAGAACGCCCGTTGAAATCTGTGCGAAATGCCCCAGGTTCAATTAAAGTAACTTTAACTCCAAAGGATTCAACCTCCTTAGCCAGGGCTTCAGACGTACCTTCCAAGGCAAATTTAGCACCACAGTAAAGGCTGCTTCCACCAAATCCCACTAATCCTGCTGTCGATGACATATTCACAATGTGGCCACTGCCTTGCTGACGCATCACAGGTAAGACAGTTCGCATCAAGCGGAGTGCTCCAAAGAAATTGGTCTCAAAAAATTGGTGAATATCAACATCACTGACTTCTTCGAGTGCGGCAATTAGCCCATGTCCAGCATTGTTGACCAGCACATCAATTCGACCAAATGTGGCGATTGCTGCATCAACACCTGCTTGTATGTCTTGAGATAACGTTACATCCAGATGTACAGCCTTTGCGGTCTCTGGATACTGGTCAATCAAAGCGCGAATTTGATCTGGTTTGCGAGCAGTAGCTAGTAGATAATCGCCCTTCTTCAACACAGCTTCTGCTAGAGCACGTCCGAATCCTGTTGAGCATCCTGTAATTAACCAAACTTTAGGAGCAACACAATTTTTGTCTGAGTTCATTTATTTTCTCCAATACAAATATGGTGAAACACGCTTCATATTTCTTACGGTAGAAGACACCCATGCGACTGTCCAATATATATTTGACTAAGATTAATAGGTTAAACATATAAGTGTGATGGAACTACGGCACCTGCACTATTTCATCGCGGTGGCTGAGGAACTACACTTTAGTCGAGCAGCGGAGCGGTTGCACATTTCCCAACCCCCACTCAGTCAGCAGATTCGCAGTTTGGAAGATGAACTAGGAGTCAAGCTGTTTGAACGAACGAAGCGGCAAGTACATCTGACTGAAGCAGGCAAAGTGTTTTTAGAGCGCTCCTATGGAGTGTTAGCGCAACTCGAACAGGCAATCGAAGTGACACAACAAATCGGACGGGGTGAGGTAGGACGGTTGGCAATCGGCTTTGTTGACTCTGCAATGTATATGTTACTACCAGAGATTTTAAGGGTCTTTCGAGAACAGTTTCCGGCGGTAGAACTGCGATTGCATGAACTGACGACTGCTCAACAGATTCAAGCACTGCATCACAAACAGGTTGATATTGGCATTGTTCGTTCTGCCATCAGCGAACCA
It encodes the following:
- a CDS encoding oxidoreductase, translating into MNSDKNCVAPKVWLITGCSTGFGRALAEAVLKKGDYLLATARKPDQIRALIDQYPETAKAVHLDVTLSQDIQAGVDAAIATFGRIDVLVNNAGHGLIAALEEVSDVDIHQFFETNFFGALRLMRTVLPVMRQQGSGHIVNMSSTAGLVGFGGSSLYCGAKFALEGTSEALAKEVESFGVKVTLIEPGAFRTDFNGRSLAAAQQSIDAYATVSGASFQWFKQMDGKQPGNPAKAAQAIIQAVESPHPPMRLALGTDAMSLIQEKLEWIKTDLDAWQQVTVSTDYTDTSVLEREYGVE
- a CDS encoding GNAT family N-acetyltransferase; translation: MPFATSLKFIQKLFNLESVVRFSTLKMIESRNEVKIRLAQTEDKEAVLAFCQHTWEDREDYIHRVWDKWLADENGKIFVAVMDSQPVAMIRLVLMSEREAWWEGLGVDPRYRKRGLVKVLEASVERYLAEANVSISRSAVLASNALMNDIMVRRGRQKVGSYFGYVAPSINSSSSQLKKLEISDFDSLCKLITIYPHDQREVCLYINRGAKWQELTAQQLTQRLKSGQVWGLKQNHCCQSMAIQSYLEGSNKTLWIGFVTGDNESLPTLLHQLPQQAYYMGYQTVSGMFPQNSFILDSLARSGYQKVESEELWLYEW
- a CDS encoding LysR substrate-binding domain-containing protein; the protein is MELRHLHYFIAVAEELHFSRAAERLHISQPPLSQQIRSLEDELGVKLFERTKRQVHLTEAGKVFLERSYGVLAQLEQAIEVTQQIGRGEVGRLAIGFVDSAMYMLLPEILRVFREQFPAVELRLHELTTAQQIQALHHKQVDIGIVRSAISEPGLSVECFLPESLVVALPETHPLCAQTKVSLSTLASESFILFPAKMGPVFYEQIITICQQAGFLPKVAQEAVQMQTIVGLVAAGLGIAIVPASLQNFHRSGVIYRPLQEQIPKTGLYLAWRRHDSLPVIREFLLLARKTTQWESNHDDT